In Syngnathus acus chromosome 21, fSynAcu1.2, whole genome shotgun sequence, one genomic interval encodes:
- the si:ch211-67e16.11 gene encoding uncharacterized protein si:ch211-67e16.11, translating to MTHPLLIFILHLAALMAEGVPQAQLERWVRSGLQSLEWDRLDRCLRASSHSETECRRFAHLPPSAVAVYTSEPQPATAGAADKVLAILPDSYSSSGMISSKFRSAFSMGPLVNKRESRHRYQPPAFPASMSHDAVLVLDPNPGENFGHPVALFYVDLNVTKKRCAHLDGIYLGEECLTQALKGRCQNQLKRRQAGPERLMGHGHGWLVGGASRKDTFSSPVSGRLCEVHFLPLVVRVGDSNRTQRLKCVDHTDFSRCPQLVPIGSPSLPISSCELNKNTRRCHQQPLATHLSCRLYQTCDHAVLISGGWRQQMTFQRHVQNLQRFYRMLRMNGFHKDHVKTFFASSGHIPEELEGAYSATEKAVIRNHVSYVCRKQHCADSLVLYLNSPTRSDGTMLLWDANLNGIADLKERYSVNELLTDLAGCRATRVLLFVDQSYSGVLSKRLRGSQKHLNVVLIQNQKLLNQNYQNHRVAMSWEDSSWGHLGPSTCLLDYLEKSAGASHLLDRWANLLNITLAGAPCNATPPLTDSEMRRWYQGCQNLPTALWHRKYRGIN from the exons ATGACACATCCtctcctcatcttcatcctccACTTGGCGGCGTTGATGGCGGAAGGCGTGCCTCAGGCGCAGCTGGAGCGCTGGGTGCGCTCGGGCCTGCAGTCCCTGGAGTGGGACCGGCTGGACCGCTGCCTGCGTGCCTCCTCTCACTCGGAAACCGAGTGTCGGCGGTTCGCCCACTTGCCGCCCTCCGCCGTGGCCGTCTACACTTCTGAGCCGCAACCCGCCACTGCAG GTGCCGCCGACAAAGTGCTTGCCATCCTCCCAGACTCTTACTCGTCCAGCGGGATGATCAGCTCCAAATTTCGGAGTGCTTTTAGCATGGGCCCATTGGTGAACAAGAGGGAGAGCAGACACAGGTACCAACCTCCGGCTTTCCCTGCCTCCATGAGCCATGACGCCGTTCTGGTGCTGGACCCGAATCCCGGCGAGAACTTTGGACACCCGGTTGCCCTCTTCTACGTGGACCTAAATGTGACAAAGAAGAGATGTGCCCACCTCGATGGCATTTACCTGG GAGAAGAgtgtctgactcaggccttgAAAGGTCGCTGTCAGAACCAGCTGAAGCGTCGGCAAGCCGGGCCCGAGAGGCTTATGGGACATGGGCACGGCTGGCTGGTGGGCGGAGCTTCACGCAAAGATACCTTTAGCAGTCCAGTCAGTGGACGGCTCTGTGAGGTCCACTTCCTTCCTTTGGTGGTCAGAGTCGGAGACAGCAACCGGACCCAGAGACTCAAATGTGTAG ATCACACAGACTTTTCCAGGTGTCCTCAATTGGTGCCCATTGGATCCCCAAGTTTGCCCATCTCGAGCTGTGAgctaaacaaaaacaccagACGCTGCCACCAGCAGCCACTGGCCACTCACCTCTCCTGCCGCCTTTACCAGACCTGCGACCATGCCGTGCTTATCTCCG GTGGCTGGCGGCAACAGATGACGTTCCAGCGACACGTGCAGAATCTTCAGAGGTTCTACAGAATGTTGCGGATGAATGGTTTTCACAAAGATCACGTCAAGACCTTCTTTGCAAGCAGTGGGCACATTCCAG AGGAGCTGGAGGGTGCTTACTCAGCCACGGAGAAGGCGGTGATCCGTAACCACGTGTCCTATGTCTGCAGGAAACAACACTGCGCCGACTCACTAGTGCTTTATCTGAACTCACCCACGCGCAGTGATGGGACCATGCTCCTATGGGACGCCAACCTCAACGGCATT GCTGATCTGAAGGAGCGCTACTCAGTCAACGAGCTGTTGACTGACCTGGCCGGCTGCAGGGCAACTCGTGTTTTGTTGTTCGTGGATCAGAGCTACAGTGGCGTTCTTTCCAAAAGGCTGAGAGGCTCCCAGAAACATCTCAATGTGGTTTTGATCCAGAATCAAAAATTGTTGAACCAAAACTACCAGAACCACAGGGTGGCTATGAGCTGGGAGGACAGCAGCTGGGGTCATCTTGGTCCCTCAACCTGCTTGCTGGATTACTTGGAGAAG AGTGCGGGGGCTTCCCACCTGTTGGACCGGTGGGCCAACCTTTTGAACATCACCCTGGCAGGAGCTCCATGCAACGCCACACCTCCGCTAACGGATAGCGAGATGCGGCGGTGGTACCAGGGATGCCAGAACCTGCCAACCGCGCTCTGGCACAGAAAGTACAGGGGGATCAACTAA